A genomic region of Alicyclobacillus sp. SO9 contains the following coding sequences:
- a CDS encoding TniB family NTP-binding protein encodes MNDVEAKAALLQRVKILNIAHPRYREIWDELDSLRPEQGTDRDMITPRHLFIYGESGVGKSTLLRKYVKAKENIGYVDVDEEGTQYDIRPVVYTDLPEPFTKYEFYHQIVKALGAPQPGGSKIGDVKQQALKLIEQQRVEMVILDEMDYILTSRSVKQIEAMEAIKSLTNLGNISVVCAGTPAAKQLTEINFQYYSRFPAIPLPRFHDCDGGFCALLEHIEEHLGLPVTLGLGDRELHYPQLLHKMSQGVLRPLVQVLQRAFTIMLKKYDLDDLANHELFVDVLLSARKYVLGEDEDKFLELLNRSENYESK; translated from the coding sequence ATGAATGACGTCGAAGCCAAGGCCGCTCTTCTTCAACGAGTGAAGATCCTTAATATTGCTCACCCAAGGTATCGTGAAATTTGGGATGAATTAGATTCTCTCCGGCCGGAACAAGGTACGGACCGTGACATGATTACTCCAAGGCACTTGTTTATCTATGGTGAATCGGGCGTTGGAAAATCAACTCTGTTACGTAAATATGTCAAGGCGAAAGAGAATATAGGATATGTCGATGTGGATGAAGAAGGCACACAGTATGACATTCGTCCGGTAGTATATACGGATCTACCTGAACCCTTTACTAAGTACGAATTTTACCATCAGATAGTGAAAGCCTTGGGTGCTCCGCAACCGGGAGGCTCAAAGATCGGCGACGTTAAACAACAAGCACTCAAACTAATCGAGCAGCAACGTGTTGAAATGGTCATCCTAGATGAAATGGATTACATTCTAACTTCTCGAAGCGTAAAACAGATTGAAGCGATGGAGGCTATCAAGAGTCTGACCAATCTTGGGAATATTTCCGTGGTTTGTGCCGGGACGCCTGCAGCCAAACAACTGACAGAAATCAATTTTCAATATTACAGCAGATTTCCAGCCATTCCATTGCCACGGTTTCATGATTGTGACGGTGGGTTCTGTGCCCTGTTAGAACACATCGAAGAGCATTTGGGTCTTCCTGTGACTCTGGGATTAGGTGATCGAGAACTACATTATCCTCAATTGTTACATAAAATGAGTCAAGGAGTGCTGCGGCCACTGGTTCAAGTTTTGCAGAGAGCATTTACAATCATGCTGAAGAAGTATGATTTGGACGACTTGGCTAATCATGAACTCTTTGTAGACGTTCTGCTAAGTGCAAGAAAGTATGTCTTGGGTGAGGATGAAGATAAATTTTTGGAACTCTTGAATAGGTCCGAGAACTACGAATCAAAGTAG
- a CDS encoding DEAD/DEAH box helicase: MDSPFALSSSELIKERRALLETEGIIHQVPYVEAMPSFVSSGKTLKSACSNIGWATDFAEFANKGLFDESFRMHQHQFEAFRRVLESKRNVVVTSGTGSGKTESFLLPLIASILDESIGWSQPSAKADPWWEIGSSWKGERNNERRPAAIRGLILYPLNALVEDQLTRLRKALDSDDAREWLDDHRHGNRIYFGRYTGKTPVSGRQNSQKRRKMRSIMLNMKDTEEGLRTRYADLKEGLHDTVDTGEIDSELASKINKALGEELLEKGQTMTNAQASELSKRLDSQLDENLSFIPQTSGAEMVSRWDMQETPPDIFITNFSMLNIILTRMIEQNIFEQTKAWLAEDSSHTFFLVLDELHTYRGTAGTEVSYVLRALLHRLGLSPDSPQLRIIATSASLDETGKQFLEDFFGVSAEQFDVLAGERETADKYHNRNTYQDHAPAFEDFYNRATQSTHIDTALEQLCKDLDLYSSEPNLYQKTFDALNQSGAIHAFVKQCDRPRSILDLAEQMFHSRNPSAVAGFLSALGEARDKGQVAVPLRGHLFFRNFQGLWACSNPHCDAVEPKYRFEGRTIGKLYTQPQVACSCGGRVLDFYYCQNCGDAFLGGYKTVNDSEEDTFVLSADFPELEQLPDKMPATKKYADYAVYWPGMQIHSDTAEWKRNGGAVRFSWEKASFNPFFGSIRTDALRNPTGHWFQIHGQDTDKIPAFPTRCCGCGDDWEIHLPGVPIESTVRTRSPIRGQRTGFDKVSQVLIDSLMREFTGSDNSKIVLFSDSRQDAAKLSVKFEQGHYLDLLRRVVSSAAHEDRAPVLSWIKLVRGEPLDEQEQRLAEQYRLSSSTYRLARDIEDYFKGYLPDEVRQDVDNLVRQVSLPPSLRELWDKIERRIVNLGMNPGGPYKSLQNFKAGQSLHSWTDLYTFNHSSIVPAPETVDERQHHNELKKSLQEKIVADTLFSQRKRDFESLALGTMITDPDMSVEDALGKSSDFWRGLFDSSVRILGANRRYSGGRKAPSDFAPKVLKDYWSAVSRKHSLDESAILSTMESMFRRSSGIQQYIIQIDKIHIVPYDEGTPVYACVKCHRVHLHPSCDVCTDCFSELVQKQLKSSDVNDYYRSLADDIRTETRIHTEELTGQTDAEEASRRQKLFQGIFDDSDIPLVDEIDVLSVTTTMEAGIDIGSLKIVAMSNMPPQRFNYQQRVGRCGRRGTPLSVSLTMCRGRSHDDWYFDNLDRITGDPPPQPYIDVNSVKVFKRVLVKEILYHAYRATGLENEVQEGLSVHGDFGRREDWSTYKERIQKYLQSQEGMQFAKEVITALSFRVHLSVHDQQALFAYVTNGEVAGEISQISNDIRYSHIVPLSECLATAGLLPMFGFPTRLRLLHHQPRTERSFVGALEKGTVDRDLEIAIGEYAPGSEVVKEKAKHRAVGVAHYTPLGSKIEAEPEPLGQLRTIALCKHCQILYDGAPDSLPDRCPSCGASKMSNGVFRHIPISEPMGFRSDWNEQDFTEEFEWVSRGSSPRLAQKPPSAVTQVFNTQFYSQEGDIYTLNDNTGELFTFYKAKNPFDGWIEKNSVGVNGFNPALTSTSVDTALASIKNTEVLVLTPATLQPGMTFNPAILGVRAALYSFGFLFRRIASDLLDVDADELQVGFRSVVSSGNTVGQIFLADRLINGAGYSRYLGQPEVLSKLLSDLSGPLMGAPNLKHHDCDSSCYECLRTYENMSYHGLLDWRLAFDVANVLTDPTFVPGIGERWGGLVRRSAKGMVSNYPGMQEKWFGQVPAVIFPGENIVALFGHPLWNIHEDFLNEPMSEATVTAELEFPAAKVIRYNIFDLIRRPVWIINDILSQEYAQ; the protein is encoded by the coding sequence ATGGATAGCCCGTTCGCTCTCTCGAGTTCCGAGCTTATCAAAGAACGGAGGGCGCTCCTTGAAACTGAAGGCATTATTCACCAAGTTCCTTATGTCGAGGCAATGCCATCATTCGTGAGTTCTGGGAAAACCCTAAAATCAGCTTGCTCGAATATCGGGTGGGCGACTGACTTTGCTGAGTTTGCTAACAAGGGATTATTTGATGAATCCTTTCGAATGCATCAACACCAGTTTGAAGCCTTTCGCCGAGTTCTTGAGTCAAAACGAAACGTCGTTGTAACTTCAGGCACCGGTTCCGGAAAGACAGAAAGTTTTCTGCTGCCTCTCATTGCTTCGATATTGGATGAATCAATAGGATGGTCCCAGCCCAGTGCTAAAGCCGATCCATGGTGGGAAATCGGTTCTTCTTGGAAAGGGGAGAGAAATAACGAGAGGCGCCCCGCAGCGATCCGGGGCCTAATCCTATATCCACTTAATGCGCTTGTAGAGGACCAACTAACTCGGCTGCGTAAAGCACTAGACAGCGATGATGCTCGTGAATGGCTTGATGACCACCGCCATGGGAATCGTATTTATTTTGGGAGATATACAGGAAAAACTCCTGTCTCTGGAAGACAAAACTCCCAAAAACGTAGGAAGATGCGCAGTATCATGCTCAATATGAAGGACACCGAGGAAGGCCTTCGCACACGCTACGCAGACCTAAAAGAGGGATTGCACGATACCGTAGATACCGGAGAGATAGACTCAGAGCTTGCGTCTAAGATTAACAAGGCACTTGGAGAAGAGCTTCTGGAGAAGGGTCAGACAATGACAAATGCCCAGGCCTCGGAGCTAAGTAAAAGATTGGACAGTCAACTGGATGAAAACTTATCATTTATACCACAAACTAGTGGTGCAGAAATGGTATCAAGATGGGATATGCAAGAGACTCCTCCTGACATCTTTATCACAAACTTCAGTATGCTCAACATTATTCTCACCAGAATGATAGAACAAAATATCTTTGAGCAGACCAAGGCCTGGTTGGCCGAGGATAGTTCCCACACCTTTTTCCTTGTGCTTGACGAACTACATACATATCGTGGAACAGCCGGTACTGAGGTTTCGTATGTCCTACGTGCATTACTCCACCGCCTTGGTCTCTCACCAGATAGCCCCCAATTGAGAATCATTGCAACAAGTGCTTCGTTGGATGAAACTGGAAAACAATTTCTTGAGGATTTCTTCGGCGTATCTGCAGAGCAGTTTGATGTGTTAGCTGGAGAGAGGGAAACTGCCGACAAATATCACAATAGAAACACGTATCAAGATCACGCTCCTGCGTTCGAAGATTTCTACAATAGAGCTACACAGTCTACCCACATTGACACGGCACTAGAACAACTGTGTAAAGATCTGGACTTATACTCTAGCGAGCCAAACCTGTACCAGAAGACATTTGATGCTCTCAATCAGTCCGGTGCGATTCACGCATTTGTCAAACAATGCGACCGCCCTCGTTCGATTTTAGATTTAGCAGAACAGATGTTTCATTCAAGAAACCCCAGTGCCGTTGCAGGCTTCTTGAGTGCATTGGGAGAAGCCAGAGATAAGGGACAGGTCGCAGTTCCGTTGCGTGGTCATCTCTTCTTCCGTAATTTTCAGGGACTATGGGCCTGCTCAAATCCACATTGCGACGCTGTGGAACCAAAGTATCGATTTGAGGGGCGTACCATAGGAAAGCTTTATACTCAACCTCAGGTTGCCTGTAGCTGTGGGGGGCGTGTCCTAGATTTTTACTATTGCCAAAACTGTGGTGATGCATTTTTAGGTGGTTACAAGACTGTAAACGACTCAGAGGAGGATACATTCGTATTAAGTGCAGATTTCCCTGAACTTGAGCAACTACCAGACAAAATGCCTGCCACGAAAAAGTACGCCGATTATGCAGTGTATTGGCCTGGCATGCAGATACATAGCGATACAGCGGAATGGAAGAGAAACGGTGGTGCTGTACGTTTTTCGTGGGAGAAAGCATCATTCAATCCTTTCTTCGGTAGTATTCGAACAGACGCACTACGAAATCCAACTGGGCACTGGTTCCAAATACATGGCCAAGATACAGACAAAATACCTGCATTCCCTACGAGATGCTGTGGTTGCGGCGACGACTGGGAAATCCATTTACCCGGAGTGCCAATTGAAAGCACGGTACGAACACGTTCACCAATTCGAGGTCAACGAACAGGTTTCGATAAGGTCAGTCAAGTTCTGATCGATAGTCTTATGCGTGAGTTTACTGGCTCGGACAATTCGAAAATAGTATTATTTTCCGACAGCAGACAGGACGCCGCCAAACTCTCTGTGAAATTTGAACAAGGACATTACCTAGACCTACTCCGTCGTGTTGTGTCATCGGCTGCACACGAGGATAGGGCTCCTGTACTCTCGTGGATAAAATTAGTTCGTGGAGAGCCTCTTGATGAGCAAGAGCAGCGACTGGCAGAACAGTATAGACTCTCCTCGTCAACCTACAGACTCGCTCGTGATATCGAGGACTATTTTAAAGGATATCTACCCGACGAAGTTCGTCAGGACGTTGACAACCTTGTGCGACAAGTATCTCTTCCCCCCTCACTTCGTGAATTGTGGGATAAAATCGAGCGTCGTATTGTAAACTTGGGCATGAATCCGGGGGGACCATACAAATCACTTCAGAATTTCAAAGCTGGACAGTCTTTACATTCGTGGACTGACCTATACACCTTTAACCATTCATCTATAGTCCCCGCTCCCGAAACGGTAGACGAGAGGCAACACCACAATGAACTAAAGAAGAGTCTACAAGAAAAAATCGTTGCAGACACCTTATTCTCCCAGAGAAAACGAGACTTTGAGTCTTTAGCACTTGGTACAATGATTACTGACCCGGACATGTCTGTTGAAGACGCATTGGGTAAATCTTCTGATTTTTGGAGAGGATTATTTGATAGCTCGGTACGTATTCTTGGCGCCAACCGCAGGTATAGTGGTGGGCGAAAAGCTCCCTCAGACTTTGCACCTAAGGTGCTTAAAGATTATTGGTCTGCTGTTTCAAGAAAACATAGTTTGGATGAGTCGGCTATCCTTTCGACGATGGAATCCATGTTTCGACGAAGTTCGGGAATTCAGCAATATATCATTCAAATCGATAAAATTCATATTGTACCGTATGATGAAGGCACCCCCGTGTATGCATGTGTTAAATGTCACAGAGTTCATCTACACCCGTCATGCGACGTTTGCACGGACTGTTTTTCGGAACTGGTCCAAAAACAGTTAAAGTCATCGGATGTCAACGACTACTATCGATCACTTGCGGACGACATCCGAACTGAAACCAGGATCCATACTGAGGAATTAACTGGCCAAACTGATGCGGAAGAGGCATCTAGGCGTCAGAAATTGTTTCAAGGCATCTTCGACGACAGTGATATTCCCCTGGTGGATGAAATTGATGTCTTGAGCGTTACAACAACCATGGAGGCAGGAATTGACATAGGTTCCTTGAAGATCGTCGCTATGTCAAATATGCCGCCCCAGCGATTTAACTATCAGCAACGGGTTGGACGATGTGGACGTCGTGGAACACCGCTATCTGTCAGTCTTACCATGTGTAGAGGACGGAGCCACGATGACTGGTACTTTGATAACCTAGATCGAATTACGGGTGATCCCCCTCCGCAGCCGTACATTGACGTTAATTCGGTAAAAGTTTTCAAACGAGTCCTCGTTAAAGAGATTCTTTATCATGCATACAGAGCTACTGGATTGGAAAACGAAGTACAAGAAGGCCTTAGCGTACATGGGGATTTCGGGAGGCGTGAAGATTGGAGCACATATAAAGAGAGAATACAGAAATACTTACAATCTCAGGAAGGGATGCAGTTTGCAAAAGAAGTGATTACAGCTCTCTCGTTTCGGGTCCATCTTTCCGTACACGACCAACAAGCGTTATTTGCCTACGTGACAAACGGCGAAGTGGCAGGTGAAATTTCCCAAATAAGTAATGATATTCGCTACTCTCACATAGTACCGCTGAGTGAATGCCTTGCAACTGCCGGATTACTGCCCATGTTCGGGTTTCCAACCCGATTGCGCCTTTTACATCACCAACCTCGCACAGAACGTTCATTTGTTGGTGCTTTGGAAAAAGGTACCGTTGATCGAGATTTAGAAATTGCAATTGGAGAATATGCACCTGGCTCTGAAGTCGTCAAGGAAAAAGCTAAGCACCGGGCTGTGGGTGTGGCCCACTACACCCCCTTGGGGTCGAAGATCGAAGCCGAACCAGAGCCCTTAGGCCAGCTTCGGACAATTGCATTGTGCAAGCACTGTCAGATACTCTATGATGGGGCTCCGGACTCGCTACCCGATCGATGTCCGTCCTGCGGAGCTTCGAAAATGAGTAATGGCGTTTTTAGACATATTCCAATTTCTGAGCCAATGGGTTTTCGCTCTGATTGGAATGAACAAGATTTTACGGAGGAATTTGAATGGGTGTCTCGGGGATCCTCACCACGGTTGGCACAAAAACCCCCTTCAGCCGTTACTCAGGTATTTAACACTCAGTTTTACAGTCAAGAGGGTGACATCTATACCTTAAACGACAATACTGGAGAACTTTTCACTTTTTATAAAGCAAAAAATCCCTTTGATGGTTGGATTGAAAAGAACAGTGTTGGTGTAAATGGGTTTAACCCTGCACTTACTAGCACGTCGGTTGACACAGCGCTAGCATCCATTAAAAATACGGAAGTTTTGGTTCTAACTCCGGCAACATTACAACCAGGTATGACATTCAATCCCGCTATCCTGGGCGTTAGAGCTGCGCTCTATTCTTTTGGCTTCCTGTTTCGGCGAATTGCATCCGACCTTTTGGACGTTGATGCTGATGAGTTACAAGTTGGATTTAGGTCTGTAGTTTCATCAGGTAACACGGTTGGACAGATATTTCTTGCGGATCGCTTAATTAACGGTGCCGGTTATTCAAGATATCTTGGCCAGCCAGAAGTGCTATCAAAGTTGTTAAGCGATTTGTCTGGTCCGTTGATGGGAGCTCCAAATCTTAAACACCATGATTGTGATTCTTCTTGTTATGAATGTTTGAGAACGTATGAAAATATGTCTTACCACGGTTTGCTAGATTGGAGACTGGCGTTTGATGTTGCCAATGTTTTGACTGACCCAACATTCGTTCCAGGGATTGGTGAAAGGTGGGGCGGTCTTGTACGGCGATCCGCAAAAGGCATGGTATCCAACTATCCTGGGATGCAGGAAAAGTGGTTCGGCCAAGTACCTGCTGTAATTTTTCCAGGCGAAAACATTGTAGCACTGTTTGGTCATCCCTTATGGAACATTCATGAAGATTTCCTCAATGAACCGATGAGTGAGGCGACCGTTACGGCTGAACTGGAATTTCCTGCTGCCAAGGTAATTCGATACAATATATTCGATCTTATAAGAAGGCCCGTCTGGATCATCAATGACATTTTGAGTCAGGAGTATGCCCAATGA
- a CDS encoding DNA cytosine methyltransferase: MNRPAIFSFFAGAGFLDLGFEMTGFHAAYVNEMHPPFMQAYQHSRQVLGLPQPEFGYNIGDISDLIASKSKSEIDSLVSETSRNSGIVGFIGGPPCPDFSVGGKNKGREGDNGKLSATYVELICQERPSFFLFENVKGLWKTKKHRKFYDEMKQKLHQNGYITTERLINALEYGAPQFRERIILIGFHTEFLDSLGYKVKDSESLTKVFPWKQHIKYPIDKVLSYPWPTTTTFVENSDSPFPPNLPLELTVEHWFRNNDVYRHSNSHQYFQPRAGLAKFSVIDEGDNSQKSYKRLHRWRYSPTAAYGNNEVHLHPYKMRRISVAEALAIQSLPKEFSLPQEITLSNAFKTVGNGVPYLAAHGIAQTILDFLGMKSCELPHRISPPQPASYRKAEFITA; encoded by the coding sequence ATGAATCGTCCTGCTATTTTTTCATTCTTTGCTGGGGCCGGCTTCTTAGACCTGGGGTTTGAAATGACGGGCTTTCACGCCGCATACGTCAATGAAATGCACCCTCCGTTTATGCAAGCATACCAACATTCCAGACAGGTGTTAGGTCTACCTCAGCCCGAATTCGGGTATAACATTGGCGATATTTCGGACCTGATCGCTTCAAAATCTAAATCAGAAATTGATAGTCTGGTTTCGGAAACAAGTCGCAATTCGGGCATTGTAGGGTTCATCGGTGGGCCGCCGTGCCCTGACTTTTCTGTTGGTGGCAAGAACAAAGGGCGAGAAGGCGATAATGGCAAATTGTCGGCAACGTATGTCGAACTGATTTGCCAAGAAAGGCCTTCGTTCTTCCTGTTTGAGAACGTTAAAGGTCTTTGGAAAACGAAAAAGCACCGTAAGTTCTACGATGAAATGAAACAGAAGCTACACCAAAACGGCTATATCACGACAGAACGTTTGATAAATGCTTTGGAATACGGTGCGCCACAGTTCCGAGAAAGAATCATTTTGATCGGTTTTCATACTGAGTTTCTCGACAGTCTGGGATATAAGGTAAAGGACTCTGAGAGTCTGACCAAAGTCTTTCCGTGGAAACAGCACATTAAATACCCGATTGATAAGGTGCTTTCCTATCCGTGGCCGACGACAACAACATTTGTAGAGAACTCAGATTCCCCATTTCCACCCAATCTCCCACTAGAATTAACAGTGGAACATTGGTTCCGTAACAACGATGTCTATAGACATTCTAACTCGCATCAGTATTTTCAACCTAGAGCTGGATTAGCGAAATTTTCCGTAATTGATGAGGGTGATAATTCCCAAAAATCGTACAAGCGTTTGCATCGTTGGAGGTATTCACCGACCGCTGCTTATGGGAACAACGAAGTTCACTTACACCCTTATAAGATGCGACGAATTTCCGTAGCGGAAGCACTGGCAATTCAGTCGCTACCAAAGGAATTTTCGTTGCCGCAGGAGATTACGTTGTCAAACGCCTTTAAGACGGTCGGTAACGGCGTTCCATACCTTGCAGCACATGGAATCGCCCAAACCATTCTCGACTTTCTAGGGATGAAATCATGTGAGTTACCGCATCGGATATCGCCGCCGCAACCGGCCAGTTACAGAAAAGCCGAGTTTATCACTGCGTAA
- a CDS encoding Mu transposase C-terminal domain-containing protein — translation MKLLDRIDEQIRVRMRDGNKAAKKYDDLIRGFSNEEAQYPLHIVEIDHTQLDMDVIDESGLVIGRPWITLGIDVFSRMVWCMYVSFEPPSANVVRKAIQQGVFFKRVKEKYDLFNEWEVFGIPTVFLLDNGKDFRSIAVRRMINETLRSNVRYRPRKTPEYGAAIERLFGTLNSKLIHRLNGTRKSSVSTLGEYKPDEEAVFTLEDIRELLTMYIVDQYQMSPHRGLPSSADRPITRWVDGINKVGYPDFVTLEEKETYSLELLPVVMKPYTRDGVRLNNRLYKLDKLSHLIGPRSTKYKVKYDIDDISCIYIQPSDSAEYVEVPAVLPSADELKGMNAYLWKLICEESREEANEKANRIPGTKSVRNAKLALQQRVQQKLKRGRKARQMAKRANMELKVGQPQSGKPLEYTPSLEQLADAVKKSVQRKKEVEEA, via the coding sequence GTGAAGTTGCTGGATCGCATTGATGAGCAAATCAGAGTGCGAATGCGTGATGGCAATAAAGCTGCAAAGAAATATGATGATCTCATTCGAGGGTTCTCTAACGAAGAAGCACAATATCCGCTTCACATTGTTGAAATAGACCATACGCAACTGGATATGGATGTTATTGACGAGTCAGGGTTAGTCATAGGACGTCCTTGGATTACGTTGGGAATTGACGTATTTAGCCGGATGGTATGGTGCATGTATGTTTCTTTTGAACCACCATCTGCAAACGTGGTGCGAAAGGCTATTCAACAAGGAGTTTTTTTCAAGAGGGTTAAAGAAAAATACGACCTCTTTAACGAATGGGAGGTGTTCGGAATACCTACTGTCTTTTTACTCGATAACGGCAAGGATTTTCGCAGTATCGCCGTGAGACGTATGATCAATGAAACCCTCAGGTCTAATGTACGATACCGACCGAGAAAGACGCCGGAGTATGGAGCCGCCATTGAGCGACTATTTGGGACATTAAATTCAAAACTGATACACAGGCTGAATGGGACTCGGAAGAGCAGCGTATCGACTCTTGGCGAATACAAGCCTGATGAGGAAGCTGTATTTACACTCGAAGACATCCGTGAACTTCTGACAATGTATATTGTTGACCAATACCAAATGAGTCCTCACCGGGGACTCCCATCCAGCGCTGACCGACCAATCACAAGGTGGGTGGATGGAATCAATAAGGTTGGATATCCGGATTTTGTAACTTTAGAAGAGAAAGAAACATATAGTCTTGAGCTACTGCCGGTCGTGATGAAACCATATACCCGTGACGGGGTACGTTTGAATAACCGACTGTATAAGTTGGACAAGCTGTCTCACCTGATTGGTCCACGTTCCACCAAATACAAAGTAAAGTACGACATCGATGACATCTCATGTATCTACATTCAACCGTCGGACTCCGCTGAATACGTAGAGGTTCCAGCGGTGTTACCTAGTGCCGACGAGTTAAAAGGGATGAATGCATATTTGTGGAAGCTGATTTGTGAGGAATCAAGAGAGGAAGCAAACGAAAAGGCAAATAGGATTCCAGGTACAAAGTCAGTTAGAAATGCAAAATTGGCACTGCAACAACGAGTTCAACAGAAACTCAAACGAGGCAGAAAGGCCCGACAAATGGCGAAGCGAGCTAATATGGAACTTAAGGTTGGACAGCCGCAATCCGGTAAACCATTAGAATATACACCGTCGTTGGAGCAACTTGCAGATGCCGTAAAGAAGTCAGTGCAAAGGAAAAAGGAAGTTGAGGAAGCATGA
- a CDS encoding PD-(D/E)XK nuclease family protein, with protein sequence MKIPEWPHPSRLEKTSPAGFESLLSCPLKGFLDTVPSLPAHRVTHPKALIGIVCHDMLRRASVGAYDHIDPSEIKQVLREQFHQKCQHLLLSSVNASQSQRYGSPENWPGYNIRYYRLQASALQTFERRSTNTNRSDMSNVDILAERELKSSNGRLVGRPDRMIYREHGDAIIEDYKTGEIYDGNELRAHIRRQMLLYTFLCVESFDVHNVTFRVIPMNGVVYEENVDLAEAVRFGDSVFDTLDSINTSLLEISRGEKLFNELAQPSAESCAFCPYRNRCDTYWSSMTTSNGSFLDVEGRIDSVSSSSHYTEIRLTSTSSGQSFVISAPITFYDSHLEPSQRIRCIQLRKVGESSTDIFTEVYEDTTIWWSL encoded by the coding sequence ATGAAAATTCCAGAATGGCCACACCCTAGTCGATTAGAAAAAACATCACCGGCGGGTTTTGAATCGCTGCTGTCGTGTCCTCTTAAGGGGTTTCTGGACACAGTTCCATCTCTCCCCGCACATCGTGTCACACACCCAAAGGCGTTGATCGGGATCGTGTGTCACGACATGTTACGACGAGCAAGTGTCGGGGCGTACGACCATATAGATCCAAGTGAAATAAAGCAAGTGCTCCGTGAACAATTTCACCAAAAATGCCAACACCTGCTTCTCAGTTCGGTAAACGCTAGTCAATCTCAACGCTACGGTTCACCCGAAAATTGGCCTGGATATAACATCAGGTACTATAGACTACAAGCCTCAGCGCTTCAGACATTTGAACGCCGCAGCACTAATACAAACCGTTCAGATATGTCAAATGTCGATATACTCGCAGAACGGGAGTTGAAATCCTCTAACGGAAGACTGGTTGGCAGGCCTGATCGTATGATTTACCGAGAGCATGGAGATGCAATCATTGAGGACTATAAGACTGGAGAGATTTACGATGGTAACGAACTAAGAGCGCACATAAGGAGACAAATGTTACTCTACACCTTTCTTTGTGTCGAATCTTTTGATGTTCATAACGTGACGTTCCGAGTTATTCCCATGAACGGAGTTGTTTATGAAGAGAACGTGGATCTTGCAGAGGCCGTTCGATTTGGCGACAGCGTTTTTGACACTCTTGATAGTATCAATACATCACTGCTTGAAATTTCGAGAGGAGAGAAACTTTTCAATGAACTTGCACAACCTTCAGCCGAATCTTGTGCTTTTTGTCCGTATAGGAATCGATGTGACACATATTGGTCAAGCATGACAACTTCAAATGGGTCGTTCCTCGATGTAGAAGGTAGAATTGATAGTGTTAGTTCCTCCTCGCACTACACGGAGATAAGACTTACTTCCACAAGCAGTGGGCAGTCATTTGTAATAAGTGCTCCTATCACCTTTTACGACTCCCATCTAGAACCTTCTCAGAGGATACGATGTATCCAATTACGTAAGGTGGGGGAAAGTTCTACAGATATCTTTACTGAGGTATACGAAGACACAACCATATGGTGGAGTCTGTAG